One window from the genome of Candidatus Tiamatella incendiivivens encodes:
- a CDS encoding UbiD family decarboxylase: protein MNKATLESYLEDKGLIPIYSQELPIVNRKYEAACLIKKSEAEQVPVFFKLKDSPYTIVAGLIAKKSVLYALLGKPGDPVDAYQVITSFNNKIEKHVNGDLPGSYEITGDPCILPWIKFYKRDGGYYLTSPIVVSCKDELCNASIHRIMLSDTGEIAIRLVPRHLYFMAREASEKGVNLPITIVMGVHPLHIVAAATSPPMGVFELSHSARILGGGLYGSPIHGHPIPEASIVVEGWITPERTREGPFVDAMGTYDRSRLQPKIVIEKIFYKPSSYVQVILPGGTEHAFLMGFPREASIYQSVSRVVPKVHKVSLTPASGGWLHAVVSITKNNDGDGKNAILAAFAGHPSLKHVVVVDADIDTDDPYQVEWAIATRFQADKDLIMLRNARGSTLDPSAEDGLTAKIGIDATKPLQGGETFEKASIPGCSN from the coding sequence TTGAACAAGGCGACACTTGAGAGTTACTTGGAAGATAAAGGTTTGATTCCTATTTACAGCCAGGAACTCCCTATTGTTAACAGGAAATATGAGGCTGCATGCCTGATAAAGAAATCTGAGGCTGAGCAGGTTCCTGTTTTTTTCAAGCTAAAAGATTCTCCCTACACCATAGTGGCTGGATTAATAGCTAAGAAAAGCGTTCTCTATGCTCTTTTAGGTAAACCAGGAGACCCTGTTGATGCATACCAGGTAATAACATCGTTTAACAATAAAATTGAAAAACATGTTAATGGAGATCTCCCTGGAAGCTATGAAATCACTGGAGACCCTTGTATTTTGCCTTGGATAAAATTCTATAAAAGAGATGGTGGTTATTATTTAACTAGTCCTATAGTTGTATCATGCAAAGATGAACTTTGTAATGCCAGTATTCACAGGATAATGCTTTCAGATACTGGTGAAATAGCGATTAGATTAGTCCCAAGGCACTTGTATTTCATGGCTAGAGAAGCATCGGAGAAAGGTGTGAATCTACCCATAACTATCGTTATGGGAGTACATCCCCTGCACATTGTTGCAGCAGCTACCAGTCCTCCGATGGGAGTATTTGAACTGTCTCACTCTGCAAGGATACTTGGTGGAGGACTCTATGGTTCACCAATACACGGACATCCTATTCCAGAGGCTTCAATTGTAGTGGAAGGATGGATTACTCCAGAGAGGACCCGTGAAGGTCCATTTGTTGATGCAATGGGAACTTACGATAGATCTCGTCTTCAACCCAAAATAGTAATTGAGAAAATATTCTATAAACCGTCATCATATGTTCAAGTGATTCTTCCTGGTGGAACGGAACACGCCTTTCTAATGGGGTTCCCTAGAGAAGCCTCGATATATCAGAGCGTGTCGCGGGTCGTTCCAAAAGTTCATAAGGTATCGTTAACGCCTGCCAGTGGGGGATGGCTTCATGCAGTAGTCAGCATAACAAAGAATAACGATGGAGATGGGAAGAATGCTATTCTAGCAGCATTCGCTGGTCATCCCAGTCTAAAACATGTTGTGGTAGTCGACGCAGATATAGACACTGATGACCCGTACCAAGTTGAATGGGCGATCGCGACGAGGTTCCAGGCGGATAAGGATCTCATTATGCTTCGAAATGCTAGGGGTTCAACTCTAGATCCATCAGCGGAAGATGGTTTAACCGCGAAAATAGGCATAGATGCGACCAAGCCACTTCAAGGAGGGGAGACTTTTGAGAAAGCATCCATACCAGGATGCAGCAACTAA
- a CDS encoding GNAT family N-acetyltransferase encodes MSSKSIVIRKPAREDSQVMVDLVARLKFLNEELDPNYKTVSELQNVAREYVEEAIGDPNSIILVAEDENTGQLIGILKLDIEDRRFYEPKVAGVITDLYVHPSYRRKRLGVLLIGKAIEELRSRGIKMIAAIYPVNNIIARRFYENLGFTDLEVEVYKEI; translated from the coding sequence ATGTCGTCTAAATCTATAGTTATAAGGAAGCCTGCAAGGGAAGACTCCCAGGTCATGGTTGACCTAGTCGCTAGACTAAAATTTCTCAATGAGGAACTTGATCCTAACTACAAAACGGTAAGTGAATTACAGAACGTAGCTAGAGAATACGTTGAAGAGGCTATAGGGGATCCTAATTCAATTATACTTGTTGCTGAGGATGAAAATACTGGCCAATTGATTGGCATCCTTAAACTAGATATCGAGGATAGACGCTTCTACGAGCCCAAGGTTGCAGGTGTTATAACAGACCTATATGTACATCCTAGTTACAGGAGGAAGAGATTGGGTGTTCTCTTGATTGGTAAAGCAATTGAAGAACTTAGGTCTCGTGGAATTAAAATGATTGCAGCTATCTATCCTGTGAATAACATTATCGCAAGGAGATTTTATGAGAATCTCGGGTTCACAGACCTAGAAGTCGAAGTTTATAAAGAAATTTAA
- a CDS encoding aconitase X catalytic domain-containing protein has product MYLTRLEEAALAGEYGEAIRIAYEVIVKVGEALGAEKLIPINHAHISGISYNNIGDPGLNFIREIMEKGGKFKVPTTINPIGLDLDDPTGIPGVTPEFIRKQKEIIDNIASMGGKPVMTCTPYYVDRVQSGWHLAWGESSAVGYANTYISAWTNREGGPLALMAAIAGETYYSGVHIPENRLPRTRFNVEYYENDQAVSSILGEIIAMQTRIKQPLIKGIIGIREPEVKSMCAAAGAVGNIEMCIIPGITKVNMDETRIEEEITVEKADIITELEKYEPASRPDIVFLGCPHVSVEELRDIARIALNHPGRAVNSFWVAASRSVYNEALSEGIIGILKKKNIRVMRDTCIVVSPGWKETNASVATNSFKTMFYMKRIHGLESYLASVNKLVDLSFR; this is encoded by the coding sequence TTGTATCTCACGAGGCTGGAGGAAGCCGCGCTCGCCGGGGAGTATGGTGAAGCAATTAGAATAGCATATGAAGTTATAGTCAAAGTAGGGGAAGCATTGGGAGCTGAGAAACTTATACCAATAAATCACGCACACATATCAGGTATATCATATAACAACATAGGTGATCCAGGCCTAAATTTTATCCGTGAAATAATGGAGAAAGGAGGTAAATTCAAGGTACCTACCACAATTAACCCTATAGGACTCGACCTTGATGACCCAACGGGTATACCCGGAGTCACACCAGAGTTCATCAGGAAGCAAAAAGAAATAATTGATAATATAGCTTCAATGGGTGGAAAGCCTGTTATGACTTGTACACCTTACTACGTAGACCGAGTCCAGTCTGGATGGCATCTAGCATGGGGAGAGTCTAGTGCTGTAGGCTATGCTAATACCTACATTAGTGCATGGACTAACAGGGAAGGTGGACCTCTGGCTCTCATGGCTGCGATAGCGGGAGAGACCTATTACTCTGGTGTCCACATACCAGAGAACAGACTCCCAAGAACAAGATTCAACGTAGAGTACTATGAGAATGACCAAGCGGTATCAAGCATATTAGGGGAGATAATAGCAATGCAAACAAGGATTAAACAGCCACTTATCAAGGGTATAATAGGTATAAGGGAACCTGAGGTAAAATCGATGTGTGCTGCTGCTGGGGCAGTCGGGAATATCGAGATGTGCATAATCCCAGGAATAACTAAGGTAAACATGGATGAAACTAGAATAGAAGAGGAGATAACTGTAGAGAAAGCCGATATTATAACTGAACTTGAGAAATATGAGCCGGCTTCTAGGCCAGATATTGTCTTTTTGGGATGTCCTCATGTGAGCGTTGAGGAACTTAGGGATATCGCGAGAATAGCTCTTAACCACCCGGGACGAGCAGTGAATAGTTTTTGGGTAGCAGCTAGTAGATCCGTTTACAATGAAGCGTTATCGGAGGGCATTATCGGCATTTTGAAGAAGAAGAACATTCGTGTTATGAGAGATACTTGTATAGTGGTAAGTCCTGGATGGAAGGAAACCAACGCATCTGTAGCTACAAATTCTTTCAAAACAATGTTCTATATGAAAAGGATACATGGTTTAGAGTCATATTTGGCTTCAGTGAATAAGCTGGTTGATTTATCGTTCAGGTGA
- a CDS encoding RtcB family protein, translated as MPDGHQGYGFPIGGVAAMSIEEDGVISPGGVGYDVNCLHPSTNVLTHYGFRMHVKHIVKWAKEGRIKALKLKIFNQQEGHNDSSKITLLASRPADEFLYRIQTKWGRQIIVSEDHPILTPEGYKIALKIKAGDKIIVHPFEGVDYEEGNSKLVLDEEAFTNENSQIIKYLKKKNLIPLHSMDLKLAIIARLFGYLLSNGTIYKYTELYKDKKRERFTIAIYGGERGLQELKRDLEENLGIKVSKIYSRKRKIVVKGKETIGTKHSLHINSKAFALLILKLGFPLRRRQNVNFRIPDWIKQGPLWVKRNFLAGLFGADGSEPAQRTRRHLYPLNVINYTISGNKNLEINAIEFLEDIRDMLKEFGISAFIRKVEPSTGDNWIYRLVIPSNTKHLYSFLSKIGYEYTENKEEILYYTEYVKRKLKLIEQYGSLNLSKVEMNRLIAKELGTFDDFVKKYCTSGGFVIDIIEKTEKIPSDAEEVYDIGVGHFAHNFIANGVIVHNCGVRVMVTNLDVGDVQPMLRELVDELFRNVPSGLGSSGKVRVSIQELDRVLDEGVEWAISKGYGWSDDPLHIEEHGSWGLADSSMVSRRAKQRGAQQLGTLGSGNHFLEVQIVDKIYDEEIARSFGFTREGQVTVMIHTGSRGLGHQVASDYLQVMERAMRKYGTVPPDRELASVPYSSEEAQKYIRAMAAAANFAWTNRQLISYWTRESFGKVFHTDADKLGLKLVYDVAHNIAKIEEHIVDGKRVKLIVHRKGATRAFPPGHPDIPQDYKDVGQPVLIPGSMGTASYILAGSEDGAKSWYTAPHGAGRWMSRKKALRTMTVGDVLGELSKLGIYIRAANKRVIVEEAPEAYKNVDKVAEVANAVGIGKLVVRLKPLGVAKG; from the coding sequence ATGCCTGACGGACACCAAGGCTACGGGTTCCCAATAGGAGGAGTAGCAGCAATGTCCATTGAAGAAGACGGAGTCATAAGCCCAGGCGGCGTCGGCTATGACGTGAATTGCTTACATCCGAGTACAAACGTTTTGACCCACTATGGCTTTAGAATGCATGTAAAACATATAGTAAAATGGGCAAAGGAAGGAAGAATAAAGGCATTGAAATTAAAAATATTCAATCAACAAGAGGGACATAATGATTCCTCTAAAATCACTCTCCTAGCATCAAGACCTGCTGACGAGTTTTTATACAGAATACAGACTAAGTGGGGCAGACAAATTATCGTCTCGGAAGATCATCCGATTCTTACTCCAGAGGGATATAAGATTGCGTTAAAAATTAAGGCTGGCGATAAAATCATAGTGCATCCCTTCGAGGGTGTAGATTATGAGGAGGGTAACAGTAAGTTAGTTTTAGATGAAGAGGCATTCACAAATGAAAACAGCCAAATCATCAAATACCTTAAGAAAAAAAACTTAATCCCATTACACTCCATGGACTTAAAACTTGCAATAATAGCAAGACTCTTCGGATACTTATTAAGCAATGGAACTATATACAAATACACCGAATTATACAAGGATAAAAAGAGAGAAAGATTTACTATCGCTATTTATGGCGGAGAAAGAGGGCTTCAAGAATTAAAAAGAGATCTAGAAGAAAATCTAGGAATAAAAGTTTCAAAAATATATTCACGTAAGAGGAAAATAGTAGTTAAAGGTAAAGAAACAATTGGGACAAAGCATTCATTGCACATAAACTCAAAGGCATTTGCACTACTAATTCTTAAACTCGGCTTTCCACTTAGAAGAAGACAGAATGTCAACTTTAGAATTCCAGATTGGATAAAACAAGGCCCGTTGTGGGTGAAAAGAAATTTTCTAGCAGGCTTATTTGGAGCGGATGGAAGCGAACCAGCTCAACGTACTAGGAGACATCTATATCCTTTAAATGTTATTAACTACACGATTTCTGGGAATAAAAACTTAGAAATCAACGCTATCGAATTCCTTGAAGATATTAGGGATATGCTTAAAGAATTTGGTATTTCAGCCTTCATTAGAAAAGTAGAACCATCAACAGGTGATAACTGGATTTATAGACTTGTAATTCCATCTAATACGAAACATCTATATAGCTTCTTAAGCAAAATCGGGTACGAATATACTGAGAATAAAGAAGAGATCCTTTACTATACGGAGTATGTGAAGAGAAAGCTGAAGTTAATAGAACAATATGGAAGTTTAAACCTTTCGAAGGTAGAAATGAACAGGCTTATTGCGAAAGAGTTGGGAACCTTTGATGACTTTGTTAAGAAATATTGCACATCGGGAGGATTTGTTATTGATATCATTGAAAAAACCGAGAAAATCCCTAGTGACGCTGAGGAGGTCTATGATATTGGTGTTGGTCATTTCGCACATAATTTCATTGCAAACGGTGTAATTGTCCATAATTGTGGCGTTAGGGTTATGGTTACGAATCTAGATGTTGGCGATGTGCAGCCTATGTTAAGGGAGCTTGTTGATGAGTTGTTCCGTAATGTTCCTTCCGGGTTGGGTAGCAGCGGTAAGGTTAGGGTTTCTATACAAGAGCTTGATAGGGTGCTGGATGAGGGTGTTGAGTGGGCTATTAGTAAGGGTTACGGTTGGAGTGATGATCCTCTGCATATTGAGGAGCATGGTAGTTGGGGTTTAGCGGATAGCTCTATGGTTAGTAGAAGGGCTAAGCAGAGGGGTGCTCAGCAGCTCGGTACGTTAGGTTCGGGTAATCATTTCTTGGAAGTCCAGATTGTGGATAAGATTTATGATGAGGAGATAGCTAGGTCTTTTGGGTTCACCCGTGAAGGCCAAGTAACTGTTATGATTCATACTGGTAGTAGAGGTCTCGGCCACCAGGTTGCTAGTGATTACCTCCAAGTTATGGAGAGGGCTATGAGGAAGTATGGTACAGTTCCACCCGATAGAGAGTTAGCGAGTGTGCCTTATTCTAGTGAGGAGGCACAGAAATATATACGTGCAATGGCTGCTGCAGCCAATTTTGCCTGGACCAATAGGCAGCTTATTAGTTACTGGACCCGTGAGAGCTTCGGGAAAGTCTTCCATACAGACGCGGATAAGCTTGGTTTGAAGCTGGTCTACGATGTTGCACACAATATTGCGAAGATTGAGGAGCATATTGTAGATGGTAAACGAGTGAAGCTTATAGTACATAGGAAAGGAGCAACCAGAGCTTTTCCACCGGGCCATCCTGATATACCGCAGGACTACAAAGATGTGGGACAACCGGTGTTGATACCTGGTAGCATGGGAACGGCAAGCTATATATTAGCTGGGAGCGAAGATGGAGCGAAGAGCTGGTATACAGCGCCACATGGTGCAGGAAGATGGATGAGCAGGAAGAAAGCACTGAGAACCATGACTGTGGGAGACGTTCTAGGGGAACTGTCTAAACTAGGCATCTACATACGCGCGGCAAACAAGAGAGTAATAGTAGAGGAGGCCCCTGAAGCCTACAAGAATGTTGATAAAGTAGCGGAAGTTGCGAACGCCGTAGGTATAGGGAAACTTGTGGTTAGATTAAAACCGCTCGGGGTAGCGAAGGGTTAA
- a CDS encoding acetyl ornithine aminotransferase family protein: protein MEVPYIIVEPPGPKAREILEKDRNILMQSFVRWYPLVVATAKGTMVTDVDGNRYLDFNSGIAVMNVGHLHPKIVEAIKRQSEKLLHYSLTDFYYEEAIRVGEKIKSIMPFKSDSRLFYANSGAETIEGAVKVARGYFKGTRQYIIGFLGAFHGRTLGAVSITASKPVQRKWFSPLVPGIIHVPYPYSYRCPFKVETPEECSDAVIGYIEDWILSKIVDPSEVAAFIIEPIQGEGGYIVPPDNFLPNLRKLADEHGILLIVDEVQSGVGRTGKWYAVDHWDVEPDVITSAKGIASGLPLGVIGGKAEVMNLPPGSHASTFGGNPVSLAAAEAVIEVIREENLLENAAVQGEYIVERFEELKDSMELIGDVRGKGLMIGVELVKNRETKEPARKEMSWIINNAFKRGLLIISAGVSTLRVAPPLIITREEVDKGLEILEKLLREVQKNI from the coding sequence ATGGAAGTTCCTTATATTATTGTGGAACCACCAGGACCTAAAGCCAGAGAGATCCTTGAGAAGGACAGGAATATTCTTATGCAAAGCTTTGTCAGATGGTATCCTCTCGTCGTAGCTACCGCCAAAGGTACTATGGTAACTGATGTTGACGGCAACCGTTATTTGGACTTCAACTCCGGTATAGCAGTCATGAATGTTGGTCATCTTCACCCCAAAATCGTAGAAGCTATCAAAAGGCAATCAGAGAAACTTCTCCATTACAGTCTAACGGATTTCTACTATGAGGAGGCAATTAGGGTCGGAGAGAAGATTAAGAGCATAATGCCGTTCAAATCGGACTCCCGGCTATTCTATGCTAACAGCGGTGCCGAAACGATAGAGGGTGCGGTTAAGGTTGCTAGAGGGTATTTCAAGGGTACGAGACAGTACATCATTGGTTTCCTCGGAGCATTTCACGGCAGAACATTGGGTGCAGTAAGTATAACTGCAAGTAAACCTGTGCAAAGGAAGTGGTTTTCGCCCCTCGTCCCGGGAATAATACATGTACCTTACCCCTATAGTTACAGATGCCCATTCAAGGTTGAAACTCCAGAAGAATGCAGTGATGCTGTTATAGGATACATTGAAGACTGGATTTTATCTAAGATAGTTGACCCCTCTGAGGTAGCTGCTTTTATTATTGAACCTATACAGGGGGAAGGTGGATATATTGTACCACCGGATAACTTTCTGCCTAACTTGAGGAAACTTGCTGATGAGCATGGTATTTTACTGATAGTCGATGAAGTCCAGTCTGGAGTCGGGAGAACCGGCAAGTGGTATGCTGTTGATCACTGGGATGTGGAACCAGATGTTATTACTAGCGCTAAAGGTATAGCCTCGGGCCTTCCGTTGGGTGTTATAGGTGGAAAAGCAGAAGTAATGAATCTTCCTCCTGGAAGCCATGCTAGTACTTTCGGGGGAAATCCCGTGTCTTTAGCTGCAGCTGAAGCCGTCATAGAAGTTATCAGAGAGGAGAACCTGCTGGAGAATGCTGCTGTTCAGGGAGAGTATATCGTAGAGAGGTTTGAAGAGTTGAAGGATTCCATGGAATTGATAGGCGATGTAAGGGGTAAAGGATTAATGATAGGCGTAGAACTCGTTAAAAACCGTGAAACAAAGGAACCTGCAAGGAAGGAAATGTCATGGATAATCAATAATGCGTTTAAACGTGGTCTTCTAATAATTAGCGCTGGCGTTTCAACCTTAAGGGTTGCTCCTCCCCTAATTATAACCAGGGAAGAAGTGGATAAAGGCTTGGAAATATTAGAGAAGCTCCTACGAGAAGTGCAGAAGAACATCTAA
- a CDS encoding GNAT family N-acetyltransferase, translated as MYEPGLTVKEAEAKHIEDLVDMTVRFYRFNEEFDPAYSTKPEIDDVARAYIQESLEKEDIILLVACWNDKLVGFARIEIRRNRLIKNEKYGTLIELYVKPRYRRQGIAWKLIEETKKKLADKGIYHVVAQFPAMNIIAERFYKKHGFRPWTQIFIQEVG; from the coding sequence ATGTATGAGCCTGGTCTAACTGTAAAGGAAGCAGAAGCAAAACATATAGAAGACCTTGTAGACATGACTGTAAGATTCTACAGGTTCAATGAGGAATTCGATCCAGCATACTCTACTAAGCCAGAAATTGATGATGTAGCGAGAGCATACATACAAGAGAGCCTAGAAAAGGAAGACATAATCCTCCTAGTAGCATGCTGGAACGATAAGCTCGTTGGTTTTGCAAGGATAGAGATTAGAAGAAACAGACTTATTAAGAACGAAAAATATGGAACTCTGATTGAATTATACGTTAAACCTAGATACAGAAGGCAGGGGATTGCATGGAAACTTATAGAAGAAACCAAGAAAAAACTAGCGGATAAAGGCATCTACCATGTAGTAGCACAATTTCCTGCGATGAACATTATAGCGGAGAGGTTCTACAAGAAACATGGTTTCAGGCCGTGGACACAGATATTTATACAAGAGGTGGGGTGA
- a CDS encoding DUF126 domain-containing protein, translating into MRLHLKPIVDTSTIIEGGGLVVENPISFLGDVDPETGVLVQPDSRVKGEIVSNRVLFAPEGRGSTVGSYIMYALKFNRKQPLALVMHKAEPIIITGAVISDIPLLDGMPRDFYGTPRLLRKVIIEPGGWVEIYE; encoded by the coding sequence TTGAGGTTGCATTTGAAGCCGATAGTAGATACTTCAACAATAATCGAAGGGGGGGGATTGGTGGTCGAGAACCCTATCTCGTTCCTAGGAGACGTTGACCCTGAAACAGGCGTCTTAGTTCAACCAGACTCTAGGGTTAAAGGTGAAATAGTATCTAATAGAGTTTTATTCGCACCTGAAGGGCGTGGTAGCACCGTTGGATCCTATATAATGTACGCGTTAAAATTCAATAGAAAACAGCCTCTTGCATTGGTTATGCATAAGGCAGAGCCGATAATCATAACAGGTGCAGTTATAAGTGATATACCACTCCTAGATGGTATGCCTAGAGATTTCTATGGAACCCCGCGACTTCTAAGGAAGGTAATAATAGAGCCTGGAGGATGGGTGGAGATTTATGAGTAA
- a CDS encoding NADP-dependent malic enzyme, which produces MSEEKKIDWYSISEKLHKFYGGKIETIPKVPIRTLNDFAIWYTPGVAEPSMRIAKEPELSFEYTSRWNNIAIVSDGTRVLGLGKIGPEGAYPVMEGKALIFKYLGGVDAVPLVHRARDPEKFLELLELIEPSYGGINLEDIESPKCFYILDEARKRLKIPVWHDDQQGTAAITLAGLINALKIVNKNIKDVRIVLVGTGAANVALYRILKPFGADPKKITAIDSKGVLHPDRPDIDKLMVSNKWKYQIAIETEGGGIRGGVPEAMEGADVVVAASKPGPGTIKKEWVAKMAKDAIIFPMANPVPEIWPWEAKEAGARIVATGRSDFPNQVNNSLVFPGVFRGVLNVRARTITDEMAIAASLEIAKFAEEKGIHEEYIVPTMEEWEVYPRVATAVALKAIEQGLARKVMTRDEIYNMSLEIIKATMGKYQLLRKNGYIKEIPKEVNA; this is translated from the coding sequence TTGTCCGAAGAAAAGAAAATTGACTGGTATAGTATATCCGAGAAACTTCACAAGTTCTATGGAGGTAAAATAGAAACTATACCCAAAGTACCTATTAGAACATTGAATGATTTCGCTATATGGTATACTCCAGGCGTAGCCGAACCCAGCATGAGAATCGCTAAAGAACCGGAGCTAAGCTTCGAATACACAAGCAGGTGGAATAATATTGCAATAGTAAGCGATGGAACTAGAGTGTTAGGTCTAGGGAAAATAGGTCCCGAAGGAGCATACCCTGTTATGGAGGGAAAAGCCCTCATATTCAAATACCTGGGAGGAGTAGATGCAGTACCACTCGTTCACAGAGCAAGGGATCCTGAGAAATTCCTAGAACTCCTCGAACTAATAGAACCATCATACGGAGGAATAAACCTCGAAGATATAGAGAGCCCTAAATGCTTCTATATCCTTGATGAAGCGAGGAAACGGCTAAAAATACCTGTCTGGCACGACGATCAACAGGGAACAGCAGCTATTACGTTAGCTGGACTTATAAATGCATTGAAAATCGTTAACAAGAACATAAAGGATGTCAGAATAGTTTTAGTAGGAACAGGAGCAGCTAACGTCGCACTCTACAGGATACTGAAACCCTTCGGTGCAGATCCTAAGAAGATAACTGCAATTGACAGTAAAGGTGTACTCCACCCTGATAGGCCCGATATAGACAAGCTGATGGTTTCGAATAAGTGGAAATACCAAATAGCCATTGAAACCGAGGGCGGAGGAATACGAGGTGGGGTTCCCGAAGCAATGGAAGGTGCAGATGTGGTTGTTGCTGCGAGTAAACCAGGTCCCGGGACAATAAAGAAGGAGTGGGTTGCGAAAATGGCTAAGGATGCTATAATATTCCCTATGGCTAACCCTGTCCCAGAAATTTGGCCTTGGGAAGCCAAGGAGGCTGGTGCAAGGATCGTTGCCACAGGAAGAAGCGATTTTCCCAACCAGGTAAATAATAGCTTAGTATTCCCAGGAGTATTCAGGGGAGTACTAAACGTTAGAGCTAGAACTATAACAGATGAAATGGCTATCGCGGCTAGCTTGGAAATAGCAAAGTTCGCGGAAGAGAAAGGTATACATGAAGAGTATATTGTGCCAACTATGGAGGAATGGGAGGTGTATCCCAGAGTAGCTACAGCTGTTGCTCTTAAAGCAATAGAGCAAGGCCTTGCGAGGAAGGTTATGACTAGAGATGAAATATATAATATGTCACTTGAAATAATCAAGGCAACAATGGGGAAATACCAACTTCTCCGCAAGAACGGGTACATAAAAGAAATACCAAAAGAGGTGAATGCTTAA
- the cyaB gene encoding class IV adenylate cyclase: MLEVEKKIIIPCDFMESLRVRLEKAGFSLEWNGLEVDRYYQHPCKDFSVTDEAFRLREVISGGVSRFVLTWKGPKVGVGVKAREEVNFGFDGDVGRLESILSRLGFSGVAVVRKERSVYSGLDVKVYLDHISGLGCFVEVEALGEYSIAKTFVDRAVHILELDSYPSTVKSYLELVSER, translated from the coding sequence TTGCTCGAGGTTGAGAAGAAGATTATTATTCCATGCGATTTTATGGAGAGTCTTCGGGTCAGATTAGAGAAGGCCGGTTTTTCCTTGGAGTGGAATGGCTTGGAGGTTGACAGATATTATCAGCATCCTTGTAAGGATTTCTCTGTAACTGATGAGGCGTTTAGGCTGAGGGAGGTTATTAGCGGTGGAGTTAGTCGATTCGTGTTGACTTGGAAGGGTCCTAAGGTTGGTGTAGGTGTTAAGGCTAGGGAGGAGGTTAACTTTGGGTTTGACGGTGATGTTGGTAGGCTCGAATCGATATTAAGTCGCCTTGGTTTCTCTGGAGTAGCTGTTGTGAGGAAGGAGCGGTCTGTTTATTCTGGGCTGGATGTTAAGGTTTACTTGGACCATATCTCCGGATTGGGTTGCTTTGTGGAGGTTGAGGCTTTGGGGGAGTATTCCATTGCTAAGACTTTTGTTGACAGGGCTGTGCATATACTGGAATTGGATTCCTATCCTTCTACGGTTAAGAGCTATCTAGAACTCGTATCAGAGAGATAA
- the tmk gene encoding dTMP kinase: MSKGKFIAIEGIDKSGKTTLAKQLSIKLARMGIRNVVTREPWHPLITHVINEATSKGVDGYAEALLFAADRLLHIRSFIEPNLENGEWVITDRYVYSSIAYQTARGAEREWVEEINRYAVRPDITILLDIDPREAEARSGDARLQALEDKVFSENIRKIYLELASLYGFLVLDASKNPNVLVSEVVSELKKRKWV; this comes from the coding sequence ATGAGTAAGGGAAAATTCATAGCTATAGAAGGTATAGATAAATCGGGGAAAACTACTCTAGCAAAACAGCTTTCCATAAAGCTCGCGAGAATGGGAATACGGAATGTAGTTACTAGAGAACCTTGGCACCCGCTTATAACGCACGTAATAAATGAGGCGACTAGTAAAGGGGTTGACGGGTATGCTGAGGCGCTTCTCTTCGCAGCTGATAGACTTCTTCATATAAGAAGCTTCATCGAACCTAACTTGGAAAACGGGGAATGGGTTATTACAGATAGATACGTCTACTCGAGTATAGCTTACCAGACTGCTAGGGGGGCTGAAAGAGAATGGGTGGAAGAAATAAACCGTTACGCGGTCAGACCCGACATAACGATTCTACTTGATATAGATCCGCGGGAAGCAGAGGCTAGAAGCGGAGATGCTAGATTGCAAGCACTAGAGGACAAGGTGTTTTCTGAGAATATAAGGAAAATATATCTGGAATTAGCATCACTATACGGGTTCCTAGTTCTAGATGCCTCCAAAAATCCCAATGTATTAGTTAGTGAAGTAGTCTCAGAATTGAAAAAGAGAAAATGGGTTTAA